Within Kwoniella shandongensis chromosome 1, complete sequence, the genomic segment CACTGCTAGCTTGCCAACCCTTGGCGAGGGAGCTCTCAAAGCTCGAGACGATCCGAAACTCCTCGGCACAAGCAAGGAGAGTTCTCTTCTCAACGCCGGTTCGAGCTTCTATAAGACTTTCGCCATCGAATGTTCGAAGCAACAAATTGCTGTGGATatgttcctcttctcagcgGCCTACACCGATGTCGCGACCCTCTCGTGTTTACCGAGATACACCGCTGGTCAGACATACCTGTACCCTGGATTCAATGCGAGTCGGTCGGAAGATGCGATCAAGTTCGCGACCGAGTTTGGTAAAGTGTTGGCGATGCCGATGGGTTTGGAAGCGGTCATTCGAGTTCGTGCCACCAGAGGTATTCGAATGTCGGCTTTCCACGGAAACTTCTTCATCCGATCCACCGATCTTCTCGCTTTGCCTGTCGTGCCAACGGACCAGAACTACATCATCGAACTGCAACTCGAGGACGATATCAAAGGATCTTTCGTCGTGCTACAAACGGCCGTCCTTCACACGTCATGTTACGGCGAGAGACGAATTCGAGTCATCACGCAGGCCTTGCCCACAACCGACTCAATTGCCGAGCTCTACGCTTCTGCCGACCAAGTCTCCATTGCCGCTTACCTTACCAACAAGGGTGTTGAACGATCTATGAGCCACAGTCTTGACGATGCTAGGAATCATATCACCAATAGACTGGGCGAGATGCTCACTGTGTACAAGAACCAGGTCACTTCCGCTGCTGGAGCCTCGGCTCAACTCGCCGTCCCGGACAACCTCAAACTCTTGCCGTTGCTCTGTTGCGGTCTGGTCAAGCACGTCGGTCTTCGAGAAGGATCGTCTATCCCCCCCGATCTTCGATCATACGCACAATGTCTCCTCACTACACTTCCATGTCAATCTCTTGTCCCTTACATCCACCCCCGTTTCTACTCTCTTCACAACATGCCAGCAGATGCGGGCAACATTGGCGAACACGGTATTACGCTTCCTCCGGCACTCAACCTCACATCGGAACGACTCGAACGTCACGGTCTGTTCCTGATCGAAGATGGACagaacatcttcctctgggTGGGCCACGAGGCTGTTCCTCGATTGATTCAGGATGTGTTCGATCTCCCATCATATGGAGAGTTGACAGGTGGTAAATTCACTTTACCAGTATTGGACAACCCGTTCTCGCAGCGAGTGAACAATATCGTGGCGAAGACTagagagttgagaagaggtgtaTACAGACCTCATTTGTATGTGGTGAAGAGTGACGCGGAGCCCGCGTTGAGAAGCTGGGCGTTGAGTTTGTTGATTGAGGATAGGATGGACCATATGAGCAGTTACGCTCAGTACTTGACAACAGTGAAGAACAAGGTGGGTCAAGTGTCTTGTTCGCGCTAGATCCGCGAGGAATTGCTGACGAGTGTTTGCTGTGATAGGTCAACGGAAGTTCATGATCATCGTGACGTGAATGTTCTCGCTGGTGAACGCGTTGCATGGGGTGCAGACGCGAATTTGTAGAGCGTATATGAGAAAAAACGCATGGGCATGCTAATtgtgatatgatatgatTGTGATGGATTACATGAGTTCTGTCCGATACGTCTAGCACAGCAGCAGATCGTGTGCAGAGTGCACTATACGAAAATTACATATCTGGAAAACGAGGTGGGATTGGCTGACagcgagagatgatggagggatTTTGCCTCGAACTATTCGATGAGGCTGTGTGTCACCCTCGTTTTATGTCGATCCTGTGCACGGTGGGAAATAATCGACCAATCAGTCAGTTGATGAGTACACAATACGCTTCTCTTGAGTTGAGGCGTTGAGTGTGACCGAATCACGATCGAAGGTGGCGGTGGTTGGGGTAGATgaacgactcaccctccacccATTATCTCAATCAACAAATTCCTCACAATCTCTCTTActttctcttcactctccacATCCCACTCAGTCGACGTAGCGATAGAGATCGTAGTACGTTCGGTCCGTCTCGTACTTCCATGAGCAGTATCCGCTCCATCGCctggagtggaagtggaggtgaaggagggtgatCCGTCAGTTGGAGGTGTTGTGGTAGAGTTGGACGATTCTtcgagtgatgatgtgattTTCAATGAGATTGGCCATGCATCTATATCAAATCGATTGTCGAAAAGAAAGACAAGCAAGATCAGCTGAGAATCGATCGGGGATCGGGGGAGATGTCAGTATGAGCGAAACGGCTAGCCGACTCACCTAGCTTGTCTTCGAATTGATGAAAAGCAAGATCTTCAAGTTCGTCGAATTGGACATCGGAAAGTATGTGTGGTATCGTAAGTTCGATGGTCTGCACGTCGATCAGTCAGTCCAGTCAACTGTGGGTAATCTTCGACGTCGTGATCCCGAAGACTGTTGTGCCGTATTGGTACTGAACGTACTCACGTGAGATGGTCTGGGATATGGCATCGGCGATGATCTGTCGTCACAAGTGTATCAGTACGTTACTATCCGGAAATACGCCTGTCTGACTGGGTTTAGTAAAGATGCATGTAGAACACTAGGACAGAAGAGGTACAGGAGAGTGATTTGATGGATTGCTCAAGTTAGTCAAGGCGATCAGAAGCTGCACACACTCTGTCTGAGGAGGTACGAGGCGTTCGCTCCATTGTCTTCCAAAGGGAGTCGTTTCACTTCATAATATGCCTTCTGTGCCTTTTTGGCACATCCTTTAGTAACGGGCAAGGGCGACTTTCTCGATATACAAACGCATGCATATACCAAAGCAATACACAGTGACTGTGACAGAACATATGGGTTCTTATCCGAGGAGCAGAGCAACTTCCCTCGTTCAATCCTCAGGATCCTCCTTTCTTGTGAAACAAGCAACCCATTTATCGCCCTTgttcctctccaccttcctcccttcttccgtcgCGGTTCGTGCAGCTTTGAGAATAGGATCATCGACTAGATCTTCGTTAGGTATGGGTGTGAATAATGGATGCgctcgaagatgatgagccATCCATTCGTGTAGGTCTACCATAAGGATGATCAGCTACATTCCGCTTGGGTCGACGAGAACCATCAACGGGACGAGGGAGCCTTTGTCAAAGGACACTTTATCTTGGGCGTGCAATAAGACGGGGTTCAAACACACCTTTGACATCTGTGACGGTGTACAGGATCCCACCGGGTCGAAGGACGTATGCGTATTCCGCTATCAAAGCGGTTCTACATACGACATAAAGGACATCAGCGTTGACGGCGTTGGCTAGTTAGGGATCCAAACACCCACGTGATGATTCGCGCTTTGTGTTTACGGTTCTTGAAGTGCGGGtcggggaagaggaagaacatcttTGAGAGCTGTGAGGTTTATGACACTGGTCAGTGAAATCGTCCGTATGACTCGCAATCCGCTGTCTTCTCCACTGCGCCAAAGACAACGCGTCAAATGCCGGTCGCTTTGAGACCCAACGCATCCGACCAATTCGCCCTTCTGCAATCAAGATGCACCTGAATAAATCTCGAACACcgcgacactcacctgacccTTCTTGAAGAAATTAGGCATGTGCTTCATCGAATTCGCTCTGATCACAGAGACATTCTGAAAGCCCCCAGATTGATGTTCTGTCGAGTCGGCAGGTAACAACGATTGGGCTTGTCGAGTGGCGGCGATTCTGTCGGTAACGTATTTGGTGACGGACATTCGGATCTCCATACCTGTAGGTCGAGAGGGAGTGTAATGTTCGGGTCAGCAAGTTGCTATACTGCAGAACAGATGTGCGAAGCGTTGTGTAAGAGAAAAGACAGTCACTGGACAGCAACAAGATTGTGGCGGAGGATGTGGTAGCTCGTGTAGGAAGTGATCACAGATAGACAACATAGGACCGGCTCAAGTCACTCACCCAACATCAAGGTATCGGGAAACATGGGCGCAAGAGCCATCAACAATCCTCCAAATCCACATCCTACATCAGCCCATTCCACCTGTTTCGAGCTAGTCGGCGTGTCATCAGATGAGGTCGAAGTGAAATATTGGGGGTAGTGGGTCGCCCAGTCCATCTCTTCAGGTCTCTTAGGGCTGCACATCGGAACGAGTGAAGTCTTATCAGTTTGGCTGTGCCTACGGCATACGAGCTGAAGCTAGCGACGTACTAGTCTAATTCATGGTCGATGAAGACATTGGCATGTGCTCTTTGTCTATAGAATCGTTTCTACGGCGATCACAAGCACATGAGCACAATCCCTGTTCTGGTACTGAAGGCTTGTTGTCAACTTACCTGAGGAACTTTAAGCAGAGCCACTTCACCATTACTCAATCCGCTAGGcgcaggtgaaggtgaagctACAGCTGAAGAGGGTCCagcttccatctcatctgTCTCGTCTCGGGTTCTCTTCGACATGATTTGCTACTTGATGTTTGTATGACTGTTGTTGTACGAACAAAGTCGTCAGTCAAGAAAGGTGAAATATCTTTGCTTTGGTGGCCATGTTAACGGAAAAAGACAAAAGTCACGTGATAGAGTCCAAAACCGCCGACCACGAAATCGTCCAACGGAGCTTAACTCACTCCATCACGctctgctcgacctcctttctttctacttcttctcgctccaaCTCCAAACTGCTAATCACTACTTAACCACGCGGGAGAACACAAACATCATGTTCCTCCGTCGACTGTATTCGTCGGTGCCGTGCCCTCGAAACACGAGCGCAATTCCGACCCATTCTTCATCTCACATCTCCTCTGCTCGACCTCAGACTAGAGGACGACTTCGACCTACTCGCCTCTCACCGGTTTCTGGTAGGATCAGCAAATCCATCGccacgaagaaggtggtggccTCGAAGGCAATCGTCTCTCGCTCCCACGAaggcagaggacgaaggagacCTTCCACGTCCTCtggttcatcttcgtctcgatTAGTCTCGGCAGATCCCTTTGACCTCGAACTCGTTTCCGATGAATTGTCTCACCAACCCTCTTCCGCGACGCGGCTTTCACCTAACGGTATTCCCTCCGCACCTAGATTGCTTTTTACCCACCCTACACCTGCCTTGAACCACGTCAATGAGTTCCGACCTATCCAACTCTACCCAGAACAATTCAAGCTTCACACGACATTCACTCATCCTGCTCATCCACTCCCTCTCAATCTGGGCACACACATCTACACCACACCTCGAaaaccctccaccaccccaaTCACAGAAGACTTGTTCTCCCCTCCTGGTCCTCCTAACCCAGCTCGAAGACTCGCCAAACCCTCTCGAGCGAGTGCCAATGGTCTCTCTGACCATTTCAAAGTCGTTTCGACCCTTTCTCATCCCGCTCTCACACAACATTTGGGAGGTCATCAGCCTTCCCTCTATTTCGGAAGTGGAAGCTCAGAAGCAGCTCAGGATTTGGAGTTTGGCGGGATCACAGGAACTTTGGGATACAAAGCTGCCGAGCTGAAAGAGCAAAACGAGAAAGACTGGCAAGCCATCCT encodes:
- a CDS encoding tRNA (guanine-N(7)-)-methyltransferase encodes the protein MSKRTRDETDEMEAGPSSAVASPSPAPSGLSNGEVALLKVPQKRFYRQRAHANVFIDHELDYPKRPEEMDWATHYPQYFTSTSSDDTPTSSKQVEWADVGCGFGGLLMALAPMFPDTLMLGMEIRMSVTKYVTDRIAATRQAQSLLPADSTEHQSGGFQNVSVIRANSMKHMPNFFKKGQLSKMFFLFPDPHFKNRKHKARIITTALIAEYAYVLRPGGILYTVTDVKDLHEWMAHHLRAHPLFTPIPNEDLVDDPILKAARTATEEGRKVERNKGDKWVACFTRKEDPED